Within the Myxococcus virescens genome, the region CGACGGCGGGACACCCCAGTACAGCTTCAGGCGCCGATACTCGTTCCAGTCCAGGTCCACCGACAGGAACTGCGCCTGCGCGGCCGTGGCGAGCGCCGGCTTCTCCAGCGAGCCCTGCACACGGCGGGGCAGCTGGTCGAAGTGCTCGAAGATGCGCTTCTGCATGCGGGCCACGTCACGCGTCTTGCCCATCTTCTTGTACAGGTCGACGATGCGGCCCTCCGCGGCCAGGAACCGGCTGGGGGAGCGCATGTTGTCGCGCTCGTACTCCTCCAGCATCTTGATGGCCTTGAACGCGGCGCCGCTCTTGGCCGTCAGGTCGATGATGGAGAGGCGGATTTCGTCGGCGTCCTTCGCACGCGGCCACAGCGTCAGGTAGTGCTCGCGGTTGCGCAGCGCCGCCTTCACCTGGCCCAGGCCCTCGCGATAGGTGGCGGCGTTGAAGAGCGCCACCTGCGCCTTGGACTCGTCCCACTTCTGCACCACCGCGGGCTTGTTGTCGTCCGCCGCGCCCCGCTTCTTCTTGCCGCCACCACGCGCCTTGGCGTTGCCCTTCTCACCCAGGCTGCGCTCGTAGCCGCGCACGTAGGCCTCGTACGTCGCCGCCGCGTCCTCGAAGTCGCCAATGGCCTCCAGCGCCTCCGCGTTCGCGTAGATGGAGTCCGGCACGTGCTTGGAGCGCGGGTACTCGGCGAACAGGCGCTTGCGCACCTCGATGGCCTTATCCAGGCGCTTCGCCTTGTAGTAGTCGACGGACGCGTTGTAGAGCGCCAGGTCGGCGATCTCCGTCTGCGGGAAGTCCTTCACGAAGGCGAGGTACGCCTCGGCGGCCTTCTCGAACTCCTTCTTCTCCTCCAGCTGGCTGACGAGCTTGAAGGACGACTGCTCGATGAGCTTCGCCAGGTCGTCGCGGAACTTGCCCACCGCCAGCTTGTCGTTGGCGTAGAAGCGCCGCGCCCACTCGTTCACCTTCGCGTAGTCCTGCAGCAGGTGGTACGAGTCCAGGATGAGGTTGGCGGAGATCTCCGCCGCGCGCTCGCCGTTCTCGAACTTGTACTCGGGGTAGCCGAGCGCGATCTCGCTGAAGCGCAGCACCGCCTCGTCGAAGTGGTTGTGGCGGTAGTAGATGTTGGCCGCCTTGAAGGCGATCTCCACCCGCTTCTCGCCCTTGGGCACGTACTTGAGGTAGCGCTCACACGCGTCGAGCAGCGCCTTCTTCAGCGTGGGGATGGCGGCCTTCTTGGTGATGTCCGAGCCCACCGCCTCACTCTTGCCCTCGCCCCGCGCCTCGCCCGCCTTGACGACCTCGTCGTAGGCCAGCACCGCGTTGTAGGCGGCGTTCTGCAGCCACTTGCCCGGCTTGCCCGGCTTCGGCTTGCCCTTGTCGTCCTTGGCCTCCAGCACCTTGGCGTCCTGAAGCACGACGAGCGTGTAGTTGGCGGCGGCCTTGTCGAAGTTCTGCAGGTTGTCGTTGAGCAGTTCGGCCCAGAAGAAGCGCAGGTCGTACGCCTTGGGGTTCTCCGGGAAGAGCGTGAGGTAGTCGCTGTACACCGCGTCCGCGTAGCGGAACGTCTCCTCGTTGCGCGTCTTCTTGCCCTCGTTGTGCCAGGTGACGGCGAGGTTGGACAGCGTGCGCTCGGACAGCTCCTTCGCCTCCGCCAGCAGCTTCTTGTCCTTGTCCTCCTTGATGACGCCGGAGCCCTCGACCTCCTTCATGATCTTCACGAGCCGGCGCACCTGGACCACGGTGCGCTCCTTGTTGCCCATGCGGAGGATGCAGTCGACGATGCGGCCCTGGAAACCAGGCGCCTCGGGGGACAGCGGCTTCTCCTTGATGAGGCCGTTGTAGGTGATGGCCGCCTCGCGGTCCTTGCCATCGCCGTAGTACAGGTTGGCCAGCTGCTTCAGCATCGTGAAGCGATCATCCGGGTTGGTGGCCACCTTGCCGAACTCCGCCCGGGCCTGCGCCACGTCACCCTGGTGCGCGAACGCCCGCACGTAGTCGGCGCGCGCCTCGCGCAACAGCGAGCTTCGGCCGCCGCCCTTGCCGCCGTCCTTCTCCAGGGCGTTGGCGCCAGCGAGCTCACCGTAGAGCACCACCGTCTTGAACTTGTCCTTGGCCGACTCGAAGTCGCCCATGTTGTAGTGGCACCAGCCCTGCTTGTAGAGGGCGAAGGCGTACACCTGGCTCTCGGGGAACTCGGCGGCCTTCTTGTACGCCGCCAGCGCCTTCTCCAGCTCCGGGCGCTTCCCCTTGGAGTTGTTGAAGTAGTACTCGCCGAAGGCGAAGTAGGCGTCCGGGATGTACTTCGACTGCGGGTGCTTCTCCACCAGGCGCTTGAAGGCCACCAGCGCCTTGCGGTCCTGGCCATCCTCCATGAGGTACTGGCCGAGGAAGAAGAGCACCTCGTCGGTGCGCTCGAACTTCGGGTACTCCTGGACGATCTTCGTGTACTGCTCCACCGCGAGCTTGCCGTACTCCTTCTGCTTCGCGATGAACTCCGCCTTCTCCGCCTTGGCCCGCTGCTGGCCCGCGGCGTCGTTGCGGTTCATGGCCTGGATGAGGTCGTCATCCTTCCGGTTGGCCTCGAAGAAGAAGAACTTGGACTCCTCCCAATAGAACTCGCCCAGGCGGAACAGGAGGCTGGGGGCCTCCTTCGGATCAGGCGACAGGGAGATGATCTTCTTCAGCGACTGGATCTGCTCGCGCCGCTTGGAGGCCACCTGCAGCTCGACGCCCAGCCGGAACTGGTCGTACTGGAGCGCGGGGGCGACCTCTTCTTTCTTCTTTTCACGGGTGATGTCGCCAGCCAGGGACTTGTCCACCGCGGTGGCGGACTTCCGGCCGAGATCGGCATCGCGCGGGGCTTTCTTCTCCTGGGCGGCGGAGGCCGTGGCCAGGAGGACGAGGCAGACGAGAAGCGAACGGCGCATGGTCTTCCTAGGAGAGGGGCACCGGCGTCCCCAGTTGCTTGCTTGGTAGGCAAGTGTCCGGGAATCTTCGGGAATTTCCATTCGGGGACCCTCACTATGCGCGGTTTCCGCGCGGCGGGTCAACACTGACTGGC harbors:
- a CDS encoding tetratricopeptide repeat protein, which produces MRRSLLVCLVLLATASAAQEKKAPRDADLGRKSATAVDKSLAGDITREKKKEEVAPALQYDQFRLGVELQVASKRREQIQSLKKIISLSPDPKEAPSLLFRLGEFYWEESKFFFFEANRKDDDLIQAMNRNDAAGQQRAKAEKAEFIAKQKEYGKLAVEQYTKIVQEYPKFERTDEVLFFLGQYLMEDGQDRKALVAFKRLVEKHPQSKYIPDAYFAFGEYYFNNSKGKRPELEKALAAYKKAAEFPESQVYAFALYKQGWCHYNMGDFESAKDKFKTVVLYGELAGANALEKDGGKGGGRSSLLREARADYVRAFAHQGDVAQARAEFGKVATNPDDRFTMLKQLANLYYGDGKDREAAITYNGLIKEKPLSPEAPGFQGRIVDCILRMGNKERTVVQVRRLVKIMKEVEGSGVIKEDKDKKLLAEAKELSERTLSNLAVTWHNEGKKTRNEETFRYADAVYSDYLTLFPENPKAYDLRFFWAELLNDNLQNFDKAAANYTLVVLQDAKVLEAKDDKGKPKPGKPGKWLQNAAYNAVLAYDEVVKAGEARGEGKSEAVGSDITKKAAIPTLKKALLDACERYLKYVPKGEKRVEIAFKAANIYYRHNHFDEAVLRFSEIALGYPEYKFENGERAAEISANLILDSYHLLQDYAKVNEWARRFYANDKLAVGKFRDDLAKLIEQSSFKLVSQLEEKKEFEKAAEAYLAFVKDFPQTEIADLALYNASVDYYKAKRLDKAIEVRKRLFAEYPRSKHVPDSIYANAEALEAIGDFEDAAATYEAYVRGYERSLGEKGNAKARGGGKKKRGAADDNKPAVVQKWDESKAQVALFNAATYREGLGQVKAALRNREHYLTLWPRAKDADEIRLSIIDLTAKSGAAFKAIKMLEEYERDNMRSPSRFLAAEGRIVDLYKKMGKTRDVARMQKRIFEHFDQLPRRVQGSLEKPALATAAQAQFLSVDLDWNEYRRLKLYWGVPPSPDRFKASIQDKSRALQVVEKKYVQTVTLGAPEPAICALHRIGLAYDHFADRLINAPMPRGLDEESEQALRDEFANQAQPLKDKATEAFSATVAKSRELDVYNDCAAESLKLLRTTYQPDRYPDMPEEKVALKGRVQLIGGDLLATIQDVPPPAPKAASDAQQARAETLQEDLTDLTAQLRSQTETQVDARPAATTDGATPAKQGGNDEEPEDFL